The Heyndrickxia vini genome contains a region encoding:
- a CDS encoding general stress protein: protein MYKVNVVENGLEASNLISELQNEGYLKSEIYIFAHGKERSKDITDATETGKVGIEEQGVLNTLGNVFKKRGDELRTEMASLGLSDHQAAEYEKELDQGRLVVIASRETPNEYLSENPLN from the coding sequence ATGTACAAAGTAAACGTAGTTGAAAACGGCTTAGAAGCATCAAATCTAATTAGTGAGTTACAAAACGAAGGATACTTAAAAAGTGAAATTTATATATTTGCACACGGAAAAGAAAGATCAAAAGATATAACTGACGCGACTGAAACAGGAAAAGTTGGTATTGAGGAACAAGGGGTTCTTAATACTTTAGGCAATGTTTTTAAAAAGAGAGGCGACGAACTAAGAACGGAGATGGCGTCACTCGGATTATCCGACCACCAGGCGGCTGAGTATGAAAAAGAACTCGATCAAGGCAGACTTGTGGTGATTGCTTCAAGAGAAACACCGAATGAATATCTATCAGAAAATCCATTAAACTAA
- the pta gene encoding phosphate acetyltransferase: MSDLFTDLKGKLDGKGLSIVFPEGIDERILTAAGRLAKEKIIKPILLGDEQKIKDEAKKLDISLEGVNILSPNTYVEMDEMVRSFVERRKGKATEEDARKILLDENYFGTMLVYMKKADGLVSGAAHSTADTVRPALQIIKTKEGVQKTSGVFIMVRNDEKYVFADCAINIAPDNQDLAEIAIESAKTAKMFNIEPKVAMLSFSTKGSAKSPETEKVTEAVQIAKEREPNLVLDGEFQFDAAFVPSVAQKKAPDSVIKGDANVFIFPSLEAGNIGYKIAQRLGGFEAVGPILQGLNAPVNDLSRGCNAEDVYKLALITAAQVL, translated from the coding sequence ATGAGTGATTTATTTACAGACTTAAAAGGAAAACTAGACGGTAAAGGCTTGTCAATCGTTTTTCCTGAAGGTATAGATGAAAGAATACTAACGGCTGCTGGTCGTTTAGCAAAAGAAAAGATCATTAAACCAATTTTATTAGGCGATGAACAAAAAATAAAGGATGAAGCAAAAAAGTTAGATATTTCTTTAGAAGGTGTGAACATCCTTAGTCCAAATACATATGTAGAAATGGATGAAATGGTCCGTTCCTTTGTTGAACGAAGAAAAGGGAAGGCAACCGAGGAAGATGCACGTAAAATACTGTTGGACGAAAACTACTTTGGAACGATGCTTGTCTATATGAAAAAGGCAGATGGATTAGTGAGTGGTGCCGCACATTCAACTGCAGATACCGTTCGACCTGCCTTACAAATTATTAAGACAAAGGAAGGCGTTCAAAAAACTTCTGGTGTTTTCATTATGGTTCGTAATGATGAAAAATATGTTTTTGCTGATTGTGCGATCAATATTGCACCTGATAATCAAGATTTGGCTGAAATTGCTATCGAAAGTGCAAAAACAGCAAAAATGTTTAATATAGAACCAAAGGTAGCAATGTTAAGTTTCTCTACGAAAGGATCAGCTAAATCACCTGAAACGGAAAAAGTAACAGAAGCGGTACAAATTGCAAAGGAACGTGAACCAAATCTTGTCCTAGATGGAGAGTTTCAATTTGATGCTGCCTTTGTTCCATCAGTAGCACAGAAAAAGGCCCCAGATTCCGTCATAAAAGGAGATGCGAATGTCTTTATTTTCCCAAGCCTTGAAGCAGGTAATATTGGTTACAAAATTGCTCAACGATTAGGTGGATTTGAAGCAGTTGGTCCAATATTACAAGGATTAAATGCACCGGTTAATGATCTTTCAAGGGGATGCAATGCAGAGGATGTTTATAAGCTTGCACTTATCACTGCGGCCCAAGTCTTGTAA
- a CDS encoding DUF423 domain-containing protein, with protein sequence MKAFIIIGAINAFLAVALGAFGAHGLEDKLEPKYLDIWKTGVTYQMFHALGIIAIGIIAGNIQGSSLISWSGWLMFIGIILFSGSLYVLSVTKIGILGAITPIGGVAFLVAWILVVVAAVKHL encoded by the coding sequence TTGAAGGCTTTTATCATTATAGGAGCAATTAATGCGTTCTTAGCAGTTGCGCTCGGTGCATTCGGTGCACATGGTTTGGAAGATAAATTAGAACCGAAATATTTAGATATTTGGAAAACAGGTGTTACGTATCAGATGTTCCACGCATTAGGAATTATTGCGATTGGAATTATTGCAGGAAATATTCAAGGTTCTTCATTAATCTCTTGGTCAGGTTGGTTAATGTTCATCGGTATTATTTTATTTTCAGGAAGTTTGTATGTATTAAGTGTAACGAAGATAGGTATATTGGGGGCGATCACTCCAATTGGTGGAGTAGCATTTTTAGTTGCTTGGATTCTTGTAGTCGTTGCCGCTGTAAAACATCTATAA
- a CDS encoding RsfA family transcriptional regulator has protein sequence MKERQDAWTEENDLHLAETVLRHVREGSTQLNAFEEVGDKLNRTSAACGFRWNAVVRHDYEQALQLAKKQRKQRQRLLGKDQGGKKKLLYQPPTPSFEEVEDTPLETINQEFAEDMDVVQTPIVTKSAPISNNNGELNLQKVISYLQYLNSTQFQSTILKSENARIKRENSELKHQNEELQKRIRDLEKNSVTMQEDYETMMKIMNRARKLVLFEEDEPSTSTFKMDRNGNLEKLAE, from the coding sequence ATGAAAGAGCGTCAAGATGCTTGGACAGAAGAAAATGATTTACATTTAGCAGAAACTGTTTTGCGACATGTACGTGAAGGAAGTACTCAGCTAAATGCGTTTGAAGAAGTTGGTGACAAGTTAAATCGAACATCTGCAGCGTGTGGATTTCGTTGGAATGCTGTTGTGCGCCATGATTATGAACAGGCTTTACAACTGGCAAAAAAACAACGAAAACAGAGACAGCGGTTACTTGGGAAAGACCAAGGCGGTAAGAAAAAACTACTCTATCAACCACCTACTCCATCCTTTGAGGAAGTAGAAGATACACCTTTAGAAACTATTAATCAAGAATTTGCTGAAGACATGGATGTTGTTCAAACACCAATTGTGACGAAATCTGCGCCGATTAGTAATAACAATGGAGAATTAAATCTCCAAAAAGTAATTAGTTATTTACAATACCTAAATAGTACCCAGTTCCAATCAACCATTTTAAAAAGTGAGAATGCAAGAATAAAACGTGAAAACTCGGAACTAAAGCATCAAAATGAAGAACTTCAAAAACGAATTCGTGATTTAGAAAAGAACTCTGTGACAATGCAAGAAGATTATGAAACAATGATGAAAATCATGAACAGAGCAAGAAAACTTGTCCTATTTGAAGAAGATGAGCCTTCGACTTCTACGTTTAAAATGGACAGAAACGGAAACCTGGAGAAACTGGCGGAATAA
- a CDS encoding lipoate--protein ligase family protein translates to MEQALSLLKQDRWRIIDQSSLGPQFEALQSFAMDDTLCTSVGSRFSSPTARAWVHHQTIVLGIQDTRLPFLEDGLTYLEEQGYRYIVRNSGGLAVVLDEGVLNLSLIIPDTEKGIDINKGYEAMWALIKHMFSDYDTNIEAREIVGSYCPGSYDLSIDGKKFAGISQRRIRKGVAVQIYLCITGNGQERAKLVQQFYEKARKGIETKWVYPTINPEVMASLSELLKVQMTIQDVMLRFLNSLKDMSGEMFTEPLSGDELVWYEDYYKRIVERNEKFV, encoded by the coding sequence ATGGAGCAAGCATTATCATTATTAAAGCAAGATAGATGGCGAATTATTGATCAATCCAGCTTAGGGCCACAGTTTGAGGCTTTGCAGTCATTTGCAATGGATGATACTCTTTGTACCTCTGTTGGTTCGAGATTTTCGTCACCAACAGCGAGGGCATGGGTACATCATCAAACAATTGTTTTAGGCATCCAGGATACAAGGCTTCCTTTTTTAGAGGATGGGTTAACTTATTTAGAGGAACAGGGCTATCGTTATATTGTGCGCAATTCTGGAGGATTGGCAGTTGTTTTGGATGAGGGAGTACTTAACCTGTCTCTCATTATTCCTGATACTGAAAAAGGAATCGATATTAATAAAGGATATGAAGCGATGTGGGCGCTAATCAAGCATATGTTTTCAGACTATGATACGAACATAGAAGCGAGAGAAATTGTTGGTTCATATTGTCCAGGCAGTTATGACTTAAGCATAGATGGGAAAAAATTTGCTGGTATTTCTCAACGCCGTATCCGAAAAGGAGTAGCTGTTCAAATCTACCTGTGTATCACTGGAAATGGTCAAGAGCGGGCGAAACTCGTTCAGCAGTTTTATGAAAAGGCAAGAAAAGGGATTGAAACAAAATGGGTTTACCCTACAATCAATCCAGAGGTAATGGCATCTCTTTCAGAATTATTAAAAGTCCAAATGACAATACAAGATGTTATGCTCCGTTTTCTTAACAGCCTTAAGGATATGAGCGGGGAAATGTTTACTGAACCTTTAAGTGGGGATGAACTTGTGTGGTATGAGGATTACTACAAGCGGATTGTCGAAAGAAATGAAAAATTTGTTTAG
- the gerQ gene encoding spore coat protein GerQ: protein MSKSNYNPPYGYQVPQGGAGSQGFYGGYPPQYGAQQQVPPAVPFSPPQGGGSNATGPNIPGMLPPEQSYIENILRLNKGKLVTLYATFENNREWNAKVFKGIIEAAGRDHVILSDPQTGERNLIPMVYVDYITFNEEIEYEYPFGAAPNLSTYSPR, encoded by the coding sequence TTGTCTAAATCAAATTATAATCCACCTTACGGGTATCAAGTCCCGCAAGGCGGTGCAGGATCACAAGGTTTTTATGGAGGGTACCCGCCACAATACGGAGCTCAGCAACAAGTTCCACCAGCCGTTCCTTTTTCACCGCCTCAAGGCGGAGGATCAAATGCAACAGGACCAAATATTCCTGGAATGTTACCGCCCGAACAATCATATATAGAAAATATTTTACGCCTGAACAAAGGGAAATTGGTTACACTATATGCAACATTTGAAAACAATCGGGAATGGAATGCAAAAGTGTTTAAAGGCATTATTGAAGCTGCTGGCCGTGATCATGTCATCTTAAGTGACCCTCAAACTGGAGAACGAAATTTAATTCCTATGGTGTATGTTGATTACATTACATTTAACGAAGAAATCGAGTATGAATATCCATTTGGAGCCGCACCAAATTTATCAACCTATTCTCCAAGATGA
- a CDS encoding YwdI family protein, giving the protein MSISINSLLNKIEQEVNYAKESERESVLKNHIYSVKTLCELILAEGQSISTSYAIPNKVQVEHSLPQDKPIMSVGKAEPLKTDDGSNGESIFDF; this is encoded by the coding sequence ATGAGTATTTCAATTAATTCTCTATTAAATAAAATCGAACAAGAAGTAAACTATGCGAAGGAATCAGAGCGGGAGAGTGTGTTGAAAAATCATATTTATTCAGTGAAAACCCTTTGTGAATTAATCTTAGCGGAAGGACAAAGCATATCAACCTCGTATGCAATCCCTAATAAAGTACAGGTGGAACATTCATTACCCCAAGATAAACCAATCATGTCAGTAGGAAAGGCAGAACCCTTAAAAACAGATGATGGATCAAATGGAGAGTCAATTTTTGATTTCTAG
- a CDS encoding molybdenum cofactor biosynthesis protein MoaE, translating to MNFEIVEEPISIEVVVNKVVQREAGAITTFIGTVRELTNGKRTLYLEYEAYASMAIKKLEQIGQEISERWPSTKTAITHRIGRLEITDIAVVIATSTPHRAESYEANRYAIERIKEIVPIWKKEHWEDGEKWIGNQLGTKEYRKGKPEEEDLHN from the coding sequence ATGAATTTTGAAATTGTTGAGGAGCCAATTAGTATTGAAGTCGTAGTAAATAAGGTCGTTCAACGTGAAGCGGGAGCAATTACAACTTTTATCGGTACGGTAAGAGAATTAACAAACGGCAAAAGAACCTTATATTTGGAATACGAAGCATATGCGTCCATGGCTATTAAAAAACTAGAACAAATTGGACAAGAAATTAGTGAACGGTGGCCGAGTACAAAGACAGCGATTACCCATCGAATTGGTCGATTGGAGATTACTGATATTGCTGTCGTTATTGCTACATCCACTCCTCATCGTGCGGAAAGCTATGAAGCAAATCGTTATGCAATTGAACGGATTAAAGAAATCGTTCCGATTTGGAAAAAAGAACATTGGGAAGATGGGGAGAAGTGGATAGGGAATCAGTTAGGGACAAAAGAATACCGCAAGGGAAAACCCGAGGAGGAAGATTTGCATAATTAA
- a CDS encoding HD domain-containing protein, whose protein sequence is MEYSKQKLSEEKVFKDPVHRYVHVRDRVIWDLVATKEFQRLRRIRQLGTTYFTFHGAEHSRFNHSLGVYEIIRRIIDDVFDGRKEWNSEDRLLTLCAALLHDLGHGPFSHSFEKVFQLDHEEFTQKIIVGNTEVNKVLAKVSPDFPKKVAEVIAKTYENKLVVSLISSQLDADRMDYLLRDAYFTGVSYGHFDIERLLRVMRPREEQVVFKYSGMHAVEDYIMSRYQMYWQIYFHPVTRSAEVILTKILHRAKQLHDEYYSFKQHPVHFYSLFEDEMTLEDYLKLDENVILYYFQMWQDEDDSILSDLCTRFVNRNLFKYVDFDPAKQFKVHSTLENLFKEAGIDPNYYLVVDSSSDLPYDFYRPGEEEERLPIHLLKSNGELRELSRASDIVDAISGKRRTDHKLYYPADFIHDDKMNSEIKQKIRSILESI, encoded by the coding sequence ATGGAATATTCTAAACAGAAGTTAAGCGAGGAAAAGGTTTTTAAAGATCCTGTTCACCGCTATGTCCATGTAAGAGATAGGGTGATATGGGATTTAGTAGCTACAAAGGAATTTCAACGTCTACGTCGAATTCGTCAGCTCGGAACCACTTATTTTACATTCCACGGTGCGGAACACAGTCGATTTAATCATTCCCTAGGTGTTTATGAAATTATTAGAAGAATTATTGATGATGTTTTTGATGGCCGAAAAGAATGGAACAGTGAGGATCGTCTCCTTACCTTGTGTGCGGCTCTTTTGCATGATTTAGGACATGGTCCATTTTCACATTCTTTTGAAAAGGTATTTCAACTTGATCATGAGGAATTTACACAGAAGATTATTGTCGGAAACACTGAAGTAAACAAAGTATTGGCTAAAGTAAGTCCCGACTTTCCGAAAAAAGTGGCTGAAGTCATTGCTAAAACTTATGAAAATAAATTAGTTGTTAGTTTAATTTCGAGCCAGCTTGATGCCGATCGGATGGATTACCTACTTAGGGATGCCTATTTTACAGGAGTTAGTTACGGCCACTTTGATATAGAAAGGCTATTACGAGTAATGAGGCCGCGTGAAGAACAAGTTGTCTTTAAGTACAGCGGAATGCATGCAGTCGAGGACTATATTATGAGTCGCTATCAAATGTACTGGCAAATCTACTTTCATCCGGTAACACGAAGCGCAGAAGTGATTTTAACGAAAATTTTGCATCGTGCGAAGCAATTGCATGATGAATATTATTCATTTAAACAACATCCAGTTCATTTTTATTCCCTTTTTGAGGATGAAATGACATTAGAAGACTATTTAAAATTAGATGAAAATGTCATATTATATTATTTTCAAATGTGGCAAGATGAAGATGATTCAATTTTAAGTGATTTATGTACAAGATTTGTGAATAGAAACTTATTTAAATATGTTGACTTTGATCCAGCTAAACAGTTCAAGGTACATAGTACATTAGAAAACCTGTTTAAAGAGGCAGGAATAGACCCTAACTATTATTTAGTTGTGGATTCTTCATCCGACCTTCCATATGATTTTTATCGCCCAGGCGAAGAAGAGGAAAGACTTCCTATTCATTTATTAAAGTCAAATGGAGAATTACGAGAGTTATCTAGGGCGTCTGACATTGTTGATGCTATTTCAGGAAAGCGCAGAACCGATCATAAATTATATTATCCAGCTGACTTTATTCATGATGACAAGATGAATAGCGAAATAAAGCAGAAGATTCGCTCCATACTAGAGAGTATATAG
- a CDS encoding ABC transporter ATP-binding protein → MNVGKRLVQYAMSYKKFIIIALLMLAFSVGAELTGPFIAKQMIDSHVLGIESPWFETEKGKDAVLYNGKYYKREKYFKKGETKGNEIRILQVGKDFYFTNDAIQFDGDRTYRNGVVTIKKGEAIQKINVQKISTTQLLNFYNPEIPRIIRLILFYFGLLLSASLFQYGQHYYLQKAANRIIQKMRTDIFGHIQRLPIRYFDNLPAGKVVSRITNDTEAIRELYVTVLATFFTSTIYITGIYIALFILNVKLAMICLLLLPLLYLWIIIYRKYASKYNQVIRSKVSEINATINESIQGMNIIQAFRREEKMKDEFEELNQTHFQFQNKMLSLDALTSHNLVGVLRNITFVAFIWYFGGGSIGVGSFVTLGVLYAFVDYINRLFQPVTGVVNQLAKLEQALVAGERVFELLDEKGTAVNDQRIPRYQGNVTFDHVHFGYKENNDVLKDITFDAKCGETVALVGHTGSGKSSIMNLLFRFYDCTRGEIKIDGVNIKDMSTQSLREHMAIVLQDPYLFTGTIASNVSLDDPHISREIVEKALKDVGADKVLKNLENGIDEPVVEKGSTLSSGQRQLISFARALAFNPAILILDEATSNIDTETEAIIQKAMDVLKKGRTTFIIAHRLSTIRNADQILVLDKGEIVEKGNHDELMELKGKYYQMYQLQQMKKVG, encoded by the coding sequence GTGAACGTTGGAAAAAGATTAGTACAATATGCAATGAGTTATAAAAAGTTCATTATCATAGCCCTTCTCATGCTTGCCTTTTCTGTAGGTGCGGAGCTTACAGGCCCATTTATCGCGAAACAAATGATTGATTCACATGTATTGGGAATTGAGTCCCCTTGGTTCGAAACGGAAAAGGGGAAAGATGCTGTTCTATATAATGGGAAGTATTACAAACGGGAAAAGTATTTTAAAAAAGGCGAAACAAAAGGGAACGAAATTAGAATTCTACAAGTTGGGAAAGATTTTTATTTTACCAATGATGCCATTCAATTTGATGGTGATCGGACTTATCGAAATGGAGTAGTCACGATTAAAAAGGGTGAGGCTATACAAAAAATAAACGTTCAAAAAATATCTACAACTCAGCTATTAAATTTTTACAATCCTGAGATACCAAGAATTATTCGACTGATTCTCTTTTATTTTGGTCTATTATTAAGTGCTTCCTTATTCCAATATGGACAGCATTATTATTTGCAGAAAGCAGCGAACCGTATTATTCAAAAAATGCGAACAGATATATTTGGTCATATTCAACGTTTACCAATTCGCTATTTTGATAATTTACCTGCCGGGAAGGTCGTTTCGCGAATTACTAATGATACCGAAGCGATTCGTGAGCTTTATGTAACGGTTTTAGCTACATTTTTTACTAGTACGATCTATATCACAGGGATATACATTGCGCTGTTTATTTTAAATGTAAAATTAGCAATGATTTGTTTATTGCTATTGCCATTACTTTATCTATGGATCATTATCTATCGTAAATACGCATCGAAATATAATCAGGTTATTCGTTCAAAAGTAAGCGAAATTAATGCAACAATCAATGAATCTATTCAAGGAATGAATATTATTCAAGCATTCCGCCGTGAAGAGAAAATGAAAGACGAGTTTGAGGAGCTTAATCAGACCCATTTTCAGTTTCAAAATAAAATGCTAAGTTTAGATGCCCTTACTTCCCACAATCTAGTCGGCGTGTTAAGGAATATTACATTTGTCGCCTTCATTTGGTACTTTGGCGGAGGCTCGATCGGTGTCGGTTCATTCGTTACATTGGGTGTTCTATATGCTTTCGTTGATTATATTAATCGCTTGTTCCAGCCGGTTACAGGGGTTGTCAATCAATTGGCGAAACTGGAGCAAGCACTGGTTGCTGGTGAGCGGGTTTTCGAATTGCTTGATGAAAAAGGAACGGCAGTAAATGATCAAAGAATTCCAAGGTATCAAGGAAATGTGACTTTTGATCATGTTCACTTTGGCTACAAAGAAAATAACGATGTTTTAAAAGACATTACTTTCGATGCAAAGTGCGGAGAAACGGTTGCGTTAGTAGGACATACTGGTTCAGGCAAAAGCTCGATTATGAACCTATTATTCCGATTTTACGATTGTACAAGAGGGGAAATAAAGATTGATGGTGTCAATATAAAAGATATGTCGACACAAAGTTTAAGAGAGCATATGGCCATCGTTCTGCAGGACCCATATTTATTTACTGGAACGATAGCTTCGAATGTTAGTCTAGATGACCCGCACATATCACGTGAAATAGTAGAAAAGGCGTTGAAAGATGTTGGGGCAGATAAGGTGTTGAAAAACTTGGAAAATGGGATTGATGAACCCGTAGTCGAAAAGGGAAGCACACTTTCATCCGGGCAAAGACAGCTGATCTCATTTGCACGAGCACTTGCCTTTAATCCAGCGATTCTCATATTGGACGAAGCAACTTCTAATATTGATACAGAAACAGAGGCAATTATTCAAAAGGCAATGGATGTGTTAAAAAAAGGAAGAACGACCTTTATTATCGCACATCGTTTATCAACAATCCGCAATGCCGATCAAATTCTTGTTTTAGACAAAGGAGAAATTGTAGAGAAAGGCAATCATGACGAACTAATGGAGCTAAAGGGAAAATACTATCAAATGTATCAGCTTCAGCAAATGAAAAAGGTTGGCTAA
- the hemQ gene encoding hydrogen peroxide-dependent heme synthase, translating to MSEAAQTLDGWYSLHDLRAMNWTAWKELSSDERQEAIQEFHQFLNKLNETQEKKEGSHALYTIVGQKADFILWMLRPTMEELNDLENEFNKLTIAEYTIPTYSYVSVVELSNYVGGGESNEDPYENPYVKSRLYPILPKSKYICFYPMDKRREGNDNWYMLSMDERRELMRSHGMIGRKYAGKVKQIITGSVGLDDYEWGVTLFSDDMLQFKKLVYEMRFDEVSARYGEFGSFFVGNLLEDDNIAKFLHVN from the coding sequence ATGAGTGAAGCAGCTCAAACTTTAGATGGTTGGTATTCCTTACATGATTTAAGAGCGATGAACTGGACAGCTTGGAAAGAACTTTCAAGTGATGAAAGACAAGAAGCAATCCAAGAATTTCACCAATTTCTTAATAAATTGAATGAAACTCAAGAAAAGAAAGAAGGAAGTCATGCATTATATACAATTGTTGGACAAAAGGCTGACTTCATCCTTTGGATGCTTCGCCCAACAATGGAAGAGTTAAACGATCTTGAAAATGAATTTAATAAACTTACAATTGCGGAATACACGATCCCTACATATTCATATGTTTCAGTTGTAGAATTAAGTAATTATGTAGGTGGAGGGGAATCTAATGAAGACCCTTATGAAAATCCTTATGTAAAATCAAGACTATATCCAATTCTTCCTAAATCCAAATATATCTGCTTCTATCCGATGGACAAACGCAGAGAAGGAAATGATAACTGGTATATGTTATCCATGGATGAGCGCCGTGAATTAATGAGAAGTCACGGAATGATCGGACGTAAATATGCCGGTAAGGTTAAACAGATTATTACTGGATCAGTTGGTTTAGATGATTACGAATGGGGTGTCACTCTATTTTCAGATGACATGCTTCAATTTAAAAAGCTTGTCTATGAAATGCGTTTTGATGAAGTAAGTGCACGTTATGGTGAGTTCGGTTCCTTCTTTGTCGGAAATCTGTTAGAAGATGATAATATTGCGAAATTTCTACATGTAAATTAA
- a CDS encoding ABC transporter ATP-binding protein gives MFRVLWKLRWFFKEQWKRYVIAILLLTIVGILDVIPPKLVGMAIDNIHLGNLTWSGILRYLFYLFLITVVSYGITYVWMYQLFGGAYLVERKLRSRLMGHFFKMTPAFYEKNRTGDLMARATNDLKAVSITAGFGILTLIDSTVFMLTILFTMSVLISWKLTLAAILPLPIMAVLMTIYGKKIHERFIEAQDSFGDLNDKVLESVAGVRVIRAYVQERADKKRFHEMTEDVYAKNMKVAKIDSLFDPTIKVLTGMSYLIGLGYGAYLVFHQAITLGDLVSFNVYLGMLIWPMFAIGELMNLMQRGSASLDRVEETLRAKEDVTNPEKPIIVDHPNTIEFNNYEFQYPTSTVKNLKNIHLDLSRGNTLGIVGKTGSGKTTLIKQLLREYKEGNGKFAFSGVEISQQTKEQVRDWIGYVPQDHVLFSRTIKENILFGYPEAGEKEIQDAIDLAYFRKDLALLPEGLETLVGEKGVALSGGQKQRISIARALIKNPEILILDDSLSAVDAKTETNIIENIQKERNGKTTIITTHRLSAVEHADWILVLDDGEIIQEGTHNELVQEEGWYLEQYERQQLESSESKEMVL, from the coding sequence ATGTTTCGCGTTTTATGGAAGCTCCGCTGGTTTTTTAAAGAACAGTGGAAGAGGTATGTCATTGCAATTTTATTATTAACTATCGTTGGAATATTAGATGTAATCCCCCCGAAACTGGTTGGGATGGCAATCGATAATATCCACCTGGGAAATTTGACTTGGAGCGGGATTCTTCGTTATCTATTTTATTTATTCCTTATTACAGTCGTCTCTTATGGTATTACGTATGTATGGATGTATCAGTTGTTTGGCGGGGCATATCTAGTAGAAAGGAAGTTGCGTTCGCGTTTAATGGGTCACTTTTTTAAGATGACTCCTGCATTTTATGAAAAAAACCGAACCGGTGATTTAATGGCTCGTGCAACAAATGATTTGAAGGCCGTTTCGATCACGGCGGGATTCGGCATTTTAACGTTAATCGATTCTACTGTCTTTATGCTTACGATTCTGTTTACGATGAGTGTACTGATTAGTTGGAAGCTCACACTAGCAGCCATTTTGCCGCTGCCAATAATGGCGGTGTTAATGACCATTTATGGAAAGAAAATTCATGAACGTTTTATTGAAGCACAAGATTCATTTGGTGATCTAAACGATAAAGTATTAGAATCGGTAGCCGGTGTAAGAGTAATTCGTGCCTATGTTCAAGAACGGGCGGATAAGAAGCGATTTCACGAAATGACAGAAGATGTGTATGCAAAAAATATGAAAGTAGCAAAGATAGATTCCTTGTTTGACCCGACGATTAAAGTATTAACCGGGATGAGTTATTTAATTGGTCTAGGGTATGGAGCGTATCTTGTGTTTCATCAGGCAATTACACTTGGGGACCTAGTGTCCTTTAATGTCTATTTGGGAATGCTAATTTGGCCAATGTTTGCAATTGGAGAATTGATGAACTTAATGCAAAGAGGTAGTGCTTCTTTGGATCGGGTGGAGGAGACATTAAGAGCGAAAGAAGATGTTACAAACCCTGAAAAGCCGATTATAGTAGATCATCCTAATACAATTGAATTTAACAATTATGAGTTTCAATATCCAACTTCTACAGTGAAAAACTTAAAAAATATTCATTTAGATCTTAGTCGTGGAAATACACTTGGAATTGTCGGGAAAACAGGAAGCGGCAAAACGACACTTATTAAGCAGCTTCTTAGAGAATACAAAGAAGGTAATGGTAAATTTGCCTTTTCAGGTGTTGAAATTAGCCAACAAACGAAGGAGCAAGTACGAGATTGGATTGGCTATGTCCCGCAAGATCATGTTCTTTTTTCTCGGACAATTAAAGAAAATATTTTATTTGGCTATCCGGAAGCAGGAGAAAAGGAGATTCAAGATGCTATTGATTTAGCTTACTTTCGTAAAGATTTAGCGCTTTTACCGGAAGGGTTAGAGACGTTAGTAGGTGAAAAAGGAGTTGCACTTTCTGGAGGACAGAAGCAAAGAATTTCAATTGCACGGGCATTAATTAAAAATCCGGAAATCTTAATTTTGGATGATTCTTTATCAGCAGTTGATGCAAAAACAGAAACAAATATTATCGAAAATATTCAAAAGGAGCGAAATGGGAAAACAACGATTATTACCACTCATCGTCTTTCAGCAGTAGAGCATGCCGATTGGATTCTTGTTTTAGATGATGGGGAAATCATTCAAGAAGGAACACATAATGAATTAGTCCAAGAAGAAGGTTGGTACCTTGAACAATATGAGCGCCAACAGCTGGAGTCTTCGGAAAGCAAGGAGATGGTATTGTGA